ACGAGCGTTGCTCCGCACACGGCGGCGATCATGGCCCGAACCCGCCCCACACGGTCTGCGACAAGCGACCAGGGAAGCACGCCGATGGCCAGGCCGAGCGTCGCCGCCGAGATGATGAGCGCGCTCGTCGCCTCACTCACACCGAGGTCGTGTGCGATGAGCGGAAGAACCGCTTGCGGCGCATACAGCTGGGCGAACGTTGCGACTCCGGCGAGAAACAGTCCGAACAGCACGCGACGGTAGGCGGGCGTCCCGCGCACGCGCCCGCGCCAGGCCTCCGGTTCGCTCATCATGGCCGCCAGCCCTGCGACTCACGCCGCAGAGCGATCAGGTGGCCTCCGCATCGAACGGCGGCGCCATCACCTCTTTGCCCGACTCGAGCATCTGCTGGCGCGACGCGGGCTTCGGCTCCTTCGCAGCGGGAGAAATCACGGGCTTGGCTGGCTCGTCGTCTTCGAGGAGCGCTTCGCGAATGATGCGTCGCGGATCGTACTGCCGCGGATCGAGCTTCTGCCAATCGACGTCGTCGAAATCTTCGCCCATTTCGTCGCGCACGCGGGTCTTGGCGTCCCGTGCCATATTGCGCACGTTCTTGACCAGTTGCGCGAGTTTCGCTGCATACATGGGAACGCGCTCTGGCCCGAGCAGGAACACGGCAATGACAGCGATGATGATGATCTTGTCTGCCGTCAAACCGAACACGAATTCAGACTACCGTGTCGCGCCTCAAGGCGTGCTTGGACCGGGCCGCATACACTTGCAATCGAGCAGATTCAGGAGCCGCCGTGTCTACACAAGAGTCGAACTGGAAGTACACCGACGACGTCGTCGATGAATCCGAGGCCATTCGCTCGGCTCGCGCGCAGTCGCTCGAGCTCGGCGTCACGCCGGTCACTCCGGGCACGGGAGCGCAGCTGGCGCTCATCGCAGCGGCGAGCGCAGCGCGCAACATCATGGAGATCGGCACGGGTTGCGGCGTTTCCGGCCTGTGGATGCTGTCAGCGCAGCCTCGCAGCGTGCTCACGACGATCGACTCGGAGTCCGAGCATCTCGGCGCTGCACGCTCAGCATTCACCGATGCCGGCATCGGGTCGGCGCGTACGCGACTGATCACGGGCAGGACTCACGAGGTCCTCCCCCGCATGAACGAA
This DNA window, taken from Paramicrobacterium agarici, encodes the following:
- a CDS encoding O-methyltransferase; its protein translation is MSTQESNWKYTDDVVDESEAIRSARAQSLELGVTPVTPGTGAQLALIAAASAARNIMEIGTGCGVSGLWMLSAQPRSVLTTIDSESEHLGAARSAFTDAGIGSARTRLITGRTHEVLPRMNEDSYDLVLVDADPGEVIENVEHALRLARVGGTVLIPRALHKGKVADPVQRDDVTSAFRSVIEEVATSDAVVSAISPVGDGLLQLTKLG
- a CDS encoding Sec-independent protein translocase TatB; its protein translation is MFGLTADKIIIIAVIAVFLLGPERVPMYAAKLAQLVKNVRNMARDAKTRVRDEMGEDFDDVDWQKLDPRQYDPRRIIREALLEDDEPAKPVISPAAKEPKPASRQQMLESGKEVMAPPFDAEAT